In Woeseia oceani, one DNA window encodes the following:
- a CDS encoding SLC13 family permease produces MQAITPDAHGVAVLLLTAAALVLFTRDQIPLETSSLIVLILLITGFQLFPYQHGDASLGAADFFAGFGNEALITICALMIVGKALETTGALQPLAAIVGRAWSARPLLALLITLIAGAVLSAFMNNTPIVVLLMPILVGVSLRVKFPVSGVMLPMGLATIIGGMSTTIGTSTNLLVVGIAQDMGLKSFGMFDFMLPVAIVGGVGIIFLWLIAPRLLPDRIPPMADTSPRVFSAQLHIKEGGFADGKTLSEILAKTNGDMRVDKIQRTESLFLAKLPSVILQPGDRLFVKDSPENLKHYETELGATLFNVSDNEHPIDDETPLKAEGQQLAEVVVTRGSPLHLRSLAAAEFSSSYGLLPLAIHRARAPSSQVTGDLNAIRLRAGDVLLVQGTSDAIKSLKEGGSMLVLDGTMDLPHTHLANRALGIMALVVLVAALGIMPISVAAIVGVGLTLAFGCLNWRDAASALSTPVIMIIVASLALGKALMGTGMADFLAFGFVSAAADMPVELILSLFILIMTVLTNVVSNNAAAVIGTPIAVAVAQRLGVTPEPFILAVLFGANMSYATPFGYQTNLLILSAGGYKFSDFMRVGIPLTIVMWIGFSLVLPMLYDF; encoded by the coding sequence TTGCAAGCAATAACACCGGATGCGCATGGCGTTGCTGTACTGCTGCTCACCGCAGCAGCGCTGGTCTTGTTTACCCGCGATCAGATTCCACTGGAAACATCGAGCCTGATCGTACTGATTCTGCTGATAACGGGCTTCCAGCTTTTTCCTTACCAGCACGGTGATGCATCACTCGGCGCCGCGGATTTTTTCGCCGGCTTTGGCAATGAAGCCCTGATAACAATTTGTGCCTTGATGATCGTCGGCAAGGCACTTGAAACCACCGGTGCATTGCAACCTCTGGCGGCCATTGTTGGACGCGCCTGGTCAGCCCGGCCGCTGCTGGCATTGCTCATCACGCTGATTGCCGGCGCTGTCCTCAGTGCCTTCATGAACAACACACCCATCGTCGTCTTGTTGATGCCGATACTGGTGGGTGTTTCCTTGCGGGTGAAATTCCCGGTGTCCGGTGTCATGTTGCCGATGGGATTGGCAACGATCATTGGCGGCATGTCGACAACGATCGGCACGTCCACCAACCTGCTCGTGGTCGGTATTGCCCAGGACATGGGCCTCAAGAGTTTCGGCATGTTCGACTTCATGCTGCCGGTTGCGATCGTCGGTGGCGTGGGCATAATTTTTCTCTGGCTCATCGCGCCGCGCCTGTTGCCCGACCGAATACCGCCGATGGCGGATACGTCACCGCGGGTATTCAGTGCGCAGTTACACATCAAAGAGGGCGGTTTCGCTGATGGCAAGACATTGTCGGAGATTCTGGCCAAGACCAACGGCGACATGCGCGTGGACAAGATTCAACGTACGGAGTCCCTGTTTCTTGCCAAGTTGCCGTCGGTCATTCTGCAGCCCGGTGACCGATTATTCGTCAAGGATTCTCCGGAAAACCTGAAGCATTACGAAACCGAACTTGGCGCGACCCTGTTCAACGTCTCGGACAACGAACACCCGATTGATGACGAGACGCCATTGAAAGCCGAAGGTCAGCAACTCGCTGAAGTTGTGGTTACCCGTGGATCCCCGTTGCATTTGCGCAGTCTTGCCGCGGCCGAGTTCAGCAGCAGCTACGGCTTGTTGCCATTGGCGATCCATCGGGCACGCGCGCCCAGTTCCCAGGTCACCGGTGATCTGAACGCGATTCGGTTGCGCGCTGGTGATGTGCTGCTGGTGCAAGGCACCAGCGATGCGATCAAAAGCCTCAAGGAAGGCGGCAGCATGCTGGTCCTCGACGGCACGATGGATCTGCCGCACACGCACCTCGCGAACCGTGCTCTGGGCATCATGGCGCTGGTCGTGCTGGTGGCAGCACTCGGGATCATGCCGATTTCCGTTGCCGCCATAGTCGGTGTTGGCCTGACTCTCGCCTTCGGCTGCCTGAACTGGCGCGATGCGGCGAGTGCATTGTCGACCCCGGTGATTATGATCATCGTGGCCAGTCTCGCGCTCGGCAAGGCCTTGATGGGTACCGGTATGGCGGACTTCCTGGCATTCGGCTTTGTCTCCGCAGCAGCCGATATGCCTGTCGAGCTCATACTCAGCCTGTTCATTCTGATCATGACGGTCCTGACCAACGTCGTTTCGAACAATGCAGCGGCCGTTATAGGAACGCCGATTGCCGTCGCCGTCGCGCAGCGACTCGGGGTCACGCCGGAACCGTTCATTCTCGCGGTCCTGTTCGGCGCCAACATGAGTTATGCAACCCCGTTTGGTTACCAGACAAACTTGTTGATCCTTAGCGCGGG
- a CDS encoding type 1 pili tip component, whose product MRFKALLKTWSKQHAQEHTEERYSIQLNVDDAARLAALAELFPGNSPEQLISDLLSAALDETETAMPYVAGATVIREDEFGDPVYEDVGLTPRFLELVRQHRAKPSGNSGNA is encoded by the coding sequence ATGCGATTCAAGGCTTTGTTGAAAACCTGGAGCAAGCAACACGCTCAGGAACACACTGAAGAGCGATACTCGATTCAGCTGAACGTGGACGATGCCGCGCGGCTCGCGGCACTTGCTGAACTGTTCCCCGGCAACAGCCCCGAACAGCTCATCAGCGATCTCCTGTCCGCGGCTCTCGACGAGACCGAAACAGCGATGCCGTACGTTGCCGGAGCAACCGTGATCAGGGAAGACGAATTCGGTGACCCGGTATACGAAGACGTTGGCCTGACGCCGAGGTTTCTTGAACTCGTCCGCCAACATCGCGCCAAACCGTCCGGTAACAGCGGCAACGCCTGA
- a CDS encoding TlpA disulfide reductase family protein produces the protein MRSFSTRLLVPLLAIFMVSGCGPEPSEIAGEPPLPVGFWHAGITLPGGEIDAGIEISRKDERYSASLINGPERVVIREVSYKDGLLLLRFPAFNSEIRARIVNGKLVGELILVKSKGATQSMPFVATAGAQRSDPASGSSVHDLSGRWAVQFHEADGSNTASVGEFSQRGSRLFGTFLNASGDYRYLTGFVRNNSFNLSTFDGAHAFLFSGTIDGNKITNADFWSGTSWHQTWSAARNTNAKLPDPYQLTHLKPGYERFEFAFPDLDGKTVSLDNERFAGKVVVVTLAGSWCPNSHDEARFMAPLYEKYRSKGLEVVALMYEHFDDPTLAGEQVTLFREKFNIAYTTLIAGTSSKSEAAETLPSLDAVHAFPTTIFIDRSGRVRKIHTGFSGPGTGEHYKVLTTEMTSLIETLLAEPAKPSSTTAAIKPGA, from the coding sequence ATGAGATCTTTTTCCACGCGACTTCTTGTACCGCTACTCGCCATTTTCATGGTTAGCGGCTGCGGGCCGGAACCCAGCGAAATTGCTGGCGAACCGCCGCTACCGGTGGGCTTCTGGCATGCCGGCATCACCCTGCCTGGCGGAGAAATCGACGCGGGAATAGAAATCAGCCGCAAAGACGAGCGCTACAGTGCCAGTCTGATCAATGGTCCCGAGCGCGTGGTAATTCGGGAGGTCAGTTATAAAGATGGCTTACTCCTGCTGCGTTTCCCCGCTTTTAACAGTGAAATCCGCGCACGCATCGTTAACGGCAAACTGGTCGGCGAACTCATTCTGGTCAAGAGCAAAGGCGCGACCCAGTCGATGCCGTTTGTCGCGACCGCTGGCGCTCAACGCAGCGATCCGGCAAGTGGCAGCAGCGTGCACGACCTTTCCGGCCGCTGGGCAGTGCAGTTTCATGAAGCGGACGGCAGCAACACAGCCAGTGTCGGTGAGTTTTCGCAACGAGGGTCGCGCCTGTTCGGCACCTTTCTCAATGCCAGCGGCGATTACCGCTACCTGACCGGCTTTGTGCGTAACAACTCGTTCAATCTGTCAACGTTTGACGGTGCGCACGCCTTCCTGTTTTCAGGAACTATCGATGGCAACAAGATCACCAATGCCGATTTCTGGTCGGGCACTTCCTGGCATCAAACCTGGTCAGCCGCACGCAATACCAATGCGAAGCTGCCCGACCCGTATCAGCTCACACACCTGAAGCCCGGTTACGAGCGCTTTGAGTTCGCGTTTCCAGACCTTGATGGCAAGACAGTGTCGCTGGATAACGAGCGCTTTGCGGGCAAGGTCGTGGTTGTGACGTTGGCCGGCAGCTGGTGCCCGAACAGTCATGACGAAGCGCGCTTCATGGCGCCACTGTATGAAAAGTACCGAAGCAAAGGGCTGGAGGTTGTCGCACTGATGTACGAGCACTTCGACGATCCGACGCTGGCCGGAGAGCAAGTGACGCTGTTCCGTGAGAAATTCAATATCGCCTACACGACGCTGATTGCAGGGACATCCAGCAAGTCTGAGGCAGCAGAAACTCTGCCGTCACTGGACGCCGTGCACGCTTTCCCGACAACGATCTTTATTGATCGCAGCGGCCGCGTGCGCAAGATTCACACTGGCTTCAGCGGCCCCGGTACTGGCGAACATTACAAAGTATTGACCACAGAAATGACCAGCCTGATCGAAACTCTGCTGGCCGAACCCGCCAAACCCAGCAGCACAACCGCCGCCATTAAGCCCGGCGCATAA
- a CDS encoding YajQ family cyclic di-GMP-binding protein, whose product MPSFDVVSEFEIFEVRNAVDQANREVETRFDFKGSDAKFVFEDDVIQMTTKSDFQLNQMLDVLRQKMAKRGIDVGCMDPQSVEKSLHEARQKIVMKKGIDTLLAKRLVKTIKASKLKVQTAIQGDKLRITGKKRDDLQAVISLLKDTDTEIPLQYENFRD is encoded by the coding sequence ATGCCATCGTTTGATGTAGTCAGCGAGTTCGAGATATTTGAAGTCCGCAACGCTGTGGACCAGGCCAACAGAGAAGTGGAAACCCGTTTCGACTTCAAGGGCAGTGACGCCAAGTTCGTGTTTGAAGACGACGTCATTCAGATGACGACCAAATCGGATTTTCAACTCAACCAGATGCTGGATGTGTTGCGCCAGAAGATGGCCAAACGCGGCATAGATGTAGGCTGCATGGATCCACAGAGCGTCGAAAAGTCGCTGCATGAAGCCCGCCAGAAAATCGTTATGAAAAAGGGCATCGATACTTTACTGGCCAAGCGTCTCGTGAAAACCATCAAGGCCAGCAAACTCAAGGTTCAGACTGCCATTCAAGGTGACAAGTTGCGCATCACCGGCAAAAAACGCGATGACCTGCAAGCCGTGATCAGTTTGCTCAAGGACACGGACACCGAGATTCCTCTGCAATATGAAAACTTTCGCGATTGA
- the ppc gene encoding phosphoenolpyruvate carboxylase, whose protein sequence is MRRQDITFEDKDQALRDDVRTLGTLVGELLTEQGGEELFEIVEAARLRSIRRREGNEKEDERLVDLVSNLDNSLALEVIRAFSTYFQMVNTAEKVHRIRRRREYLQEVGQYQPGGLEETMVKLKAAGLDVDQLQALLQQLHIEPVFTAHPTEPTRRTILRKEQRIVRRLIDMLNPTMTAQETYAAIENIKLEVATGWQTAEHPSEQMTVADELEHVLFFVTDVLYRAIPPFYEDIEAAAKRVYGKDGEGIKVPNIVHFASWVGGDMDGNPNVNAKTIRSTMARQRSLILDLYYRECASLSAKLSQSSLRVAVNEDVLQRIEQYRVEFPNAYHAVPVRHRDMPYRVLLRLVQQRLQATYDDAAFPYESAKQFRADIDMLARSLVDNNGQHAGLFAVRRLLRRIDTFGFHLVTLDVRQDALLHRQVIGECLGIEDWLTWSPADRAARIVEAIEMKDPPPVQQSIAARKTLAVFQAISFCRRKYGKEAIGPFIVSMTQGADDILSVLLLANWSELHNRRGEVPLDVAPLLETVADLDNGPQILNDLLRNDLYRGHLRQRNDTQTVMIGYSDSNKDSGLTAARWALQNAQLALVESVKEEDITLHLFHGRGGTISRGGGKTHAAVLGSPPGTVNGHLRVTEQGEIINEKYGLRGIALRTLEQAAGSVALATAMPLHRGSDLPEWHTMMQVIADVSRQKYRGLVYDTERFYDYFRKATPIDLIERMRIGSRPSSRRSGGGVNDLRAIPWVFSWTQSRHILPGWFGFGSGLAAAAEKFDVEAFRTMFREWYFMRALTADVEMVLAKADLGIAEVYSALAGDLHGEFFPIIKAEFELTRELILKYSDHHELLEGDVTLQRTIMLRNPYVDPMSMMQVDLLKRWRATGCEDQELFEALLATVNGIAQGLQNTG, encoded by the coding sequence GTGCGCAGGCAAGACATAACTTTTGAAGACAAGGATCAGGCGCTACGCGACGACGTACGTACGCTCGGTACCCTGGTTGGCGAACTACTGACGGAACAGGGCGGCGAGGAGCTGTTCGAAATTGTCGAAGCGGCACGCTTGCGTTCGATCCGGCGCCGGGAAGGCAACGAGAAGGAAGACGAACGGCTCGTTGACCTCGTCAGCAACCTCGACAATTCGCTGGCGCTGGAAGTCATCCGCGCGTTTTCCACCTATTTCCAGATGGTCAATACCGCGGAAAAGGTTCACCGCATTCGGCGGCGGCGCGAGTACCTGCAGGAAGTGGGGCAGTACCAGCCTGGCGGGCTGGAAGAGACCATGGTCAAGCTCAAGGCCGCGGGCCTCGACGTCGACCAGCTCCAGGCGTTGCTACAGCAATTGCACATCGAACCGGTATTCACCGCACACCCCACAGAGCCGACGCGACGCACAATCCTGCGCAAGGAGCAACGCATCGTCCGGCGGCTGATCGACATGCTGAACCCAACCATGACCGCCCAGGAAACCTATGCGGCCATCGAAAACATCAAGCTCGAAGTGGCGACCGGCTGGCAAACGGCGGAACATCCCTCCGAGCAAATGACGGTTGCGGACGAGCTGGAGCATGTTCTGTTTTTCGTAACCGATGTGTTGTACCGGGCCATCCCGCCGTTCTACGAAGACATCGAAGCAGCCGCCAAACGCGTGTACGGCAAAGACGGCGAAGGTATCAAGGTACCCAATATCGTGCATTTCGCGTCCTGGGTTGGCGGCGATATGGATGGCAACCCGAACGTCAATGCCAAGACGATACGCTCCACAATGGCACGGCAACGCTCGCTTATTCTCGATCTCTACTACCGTGAATGCGCATCGTTGTCGGCCAAGCTCAGTCAATCCAGTCTGCGGGTGGCGGTCAATGAAGACGTACTGCAACGCATTGAGCAGTACCGGGTCGAGTTTCCGAATGCCTATCACGCCGTACCCGTAAGACATCGCGACATGCCTTACCGGGTTTTGTTGCGACTTGTGCAGCAACGCCTGCAGGCCACCTACGATGATGCGGCTTTTCCGTATGAGTCGGCGAAACAGTTTCGCGCCGATATCGACATGCTGGCACGCAGCCTCGTCGACAATAACGGCCAGCACGCCGGTCTGTTTGCCGTGCGGCGACTGCTGAGGCGCATTGATACCTTCGGTTTCCACCTGGTTACGCTGGATGTACGGCAGGATGCTCTGCTGCACCGGCAGGTGATCGGTGAATGTCTGGGTATCGAAGACTGGCTGACCTGGAGCCCTGCGGACCGGGCAGCCAGGATTGTCGAAGCCATCGAGATGAAGGACCCTCCGCCCGTGCAACAAAGCATTGCCGCACGCAAGACGCTGGCGGTATTCCAGGCTATCAGTTTCTGCCGGCGGAAATACGGCAAGGAAGCAATCGGACCGTTCATCGTCAGTATGACGCAGGGCGCCGACGACATCCTGTCAGTCCTGCTCCTCGCTAACTGGAGCGAACTGCACAACCGCCGTGGTGAAGTGCCTTTGGACGTGGCACCGTTGCTGGAGACCGTCGCCGATCTCGACAACGGTCCGCAAATTCTGAACGACTTGCTGCGCAACGATTTGTACCGGGGTCATTTGCGCCAGCGCAATGACACCCAGACCGTGATGATCGGTTACTCCGACAGCAACAAGGATTCGGGCCTCACTGCAGCCCGCTGGGCTTTGCAGAATGCGCAACTGGCGCTCGTCGAATCCGTGAAAGAAGAAGACATCACGCTGCACCTGTTTCACGGTCGTGGTGGCACGATCAGCCGTGGCGGCGGCAAGACGCACGCGGCCGTACTGGGTTCGCCTCCCGGCACCGTCAATGGTCATCTGCGGGTAACGGAGCAGGGCGAGATCATCAACGAAAAGTACGGTCTGCGCGGTATCGCGCTGCGTACCTTGGAGCAAGCCGCAGGGTCTGTCGCACTCGCCACCGCCATGCCCTTGCATCGCGGCAGTGATTTACCCGAGTGGCACACGATGATGCAGGTCATCGCCGATGTCAGCCGGCAGAAATACCGCGGGCTCGTATACGACACCGAACGCTTCTACGATTACTTTCGCAAAGCAACGCCAATCGACCTGATCGAGCGCATGCGTATCGGCTCACGACCGTCATCGCGCCGTTCCGGCGGTGGGGTCAATGACCTGCGGGCGATTCCCTGGGTATTTTCCTGGACCCAGAGCCGCCACATCCTGCCGGGCTGGTTTGGCTTTGGCAGCGGTCTTGCCGCTGCCGCAGAGAAATTCGACGTTGAAGCTTTTCGTACCATGTTCCGCGAGTGGTACTTCATGCGCGCCCTCACCGCGGATGTTGAAATGGTGCTGGCCAAAGCCGACCTCGGAATTGCCGAAGTGTATTCGGCACTCGCGGGCGACCTGCACGGAGAATTTTTCCCGATCATCAAGGCCGAGTTTGAACTGACCCGCGAGCTGATCCTGAAATACTCGGATCACCACGAGCTACTCGAAGGTGACGTCACACTGCAACGGACGATCATGTTACGGAATCCGTATGTGGACCCGATGAGCATGATGCAGGTGGACCTGCTGAAGCGCTGGCGCGCGACGGGCTGCGAAGACCAGGAATTGTTCGAGGCCCTGCTTGCAACCGTGAACGGCATTGCGCAAGGTTTGCAGAATACGGGCTAG
- a CDS encoding nitroreductase family protein, whose product MKEQASVPLADWREFSPLEMQQRATEFYEDVRRRRTVRDFSARAVPRELIETALRAAGTAPSGANLQPWHFVAVSQPDCKRRIRVAAEAEEKEFYEHRASAEWLEALKPLGTDTNKPFLETAPWLIAVFLRKYDIRADGSKVKHYYPAESTGLATGLLITALHRAGLACLTHTPSPMSFLNEILDRPKSERPFLLLVTGYPADDARVPDISRKPLNDYVSFIED is encoded by the coding sequence ATGAAAGAACAGGCGTCTGTGCCGTTGGCAGACTGGCGGGAGTTCAGCCCTCTGGAAATGCAGCAACGAGCCACCGAGTTTTATGAAGATGTGCGCCGGCGACGTACTGTCCGGGATTTCTCCGCGCGGGCCGTGCCGCGTGAACTGATTGAAACCGCTTTGCGGGCCGCCGGTACGGCGCCGAGTGGCGCGAATCTCCAGCCATGGCATTTCGTCGCTGTCAGTCAGCCGGACTGCAAACGGCGTATTCGGGTTGCGGCCGAAGCAGAAGAAAAGGAGTTTTATGAACACCGGGCATCAGCTGAGTGGCTGGAAGCACTGAAGCCTCTCGGTACTGACACGAACAAGCCGTTTCTGGAAACAGCGCCGTGGCTGATCGCCGTGTTCCTCAGGAAGTACGATATTCGGGCCGATGGCAGCAAGGTCAAGCACTACTACCCCGCCGAATCTACCGGGCTGGCGACAGGGCTGCTGATCACCGCGTTGCACCGCGCCGGCCTCGCCTGCCTGACACACACGCCGAGTCCGATGAGTTTTCTGAATGAAATTCTCGATAGGCCCAAAAGCGAGCGACCGTTCTTGTTGCTGGTCACCGGTTACCCGGCTGACGATGCCCGCGTGCCGGATATCAGTCGCAAGCCGCTGAACGATTACGTATCGTTTATAGAGGACTGA
- a CDS encoding YcgN family cysteine cluster protein, with product MGEPFWKLKSLAQMSADEWESLCDGCALCCLQKLEDEDTGQIYYTDLACRLLDIGACRCTDYANRARRVSSCLALSADKPEEFQWLPGSCAYRRLAEGKDLPEWHPLLSGDPESVHRAGISVRGKAVSERDTSEWTVLRKLGENGEQE from the coding sequence ATGGGCGAACCCTTCTGGAAACTCAAGTCGCTCGCGCAGATGTCGGCAGACGAATGGGAGTCGTTATGCGACGGTTGTGCGCTGTGTTGTTTGCAGAAGCTGGAGGACGAGGATACCGGCCAGATTTACTACACTGACCTGGCCTGCCGGCTGCTGGATATCGGCGCCTGCCGCTGCACTGACTACGCAAACCGTGCCCGGCGGGTATCGAGTTGCCTTGCGCTCAGTGCGGATAAACCGGAAGAATTTCAGTGGCTGCCCGGCAGTTGCGCCTACCGGCGCTTGGCCGAAGGCAAGGACTTGCCGGAGTGGCATCCGTTGCTGAGCGGCGACCCGGAGTCGGTACACAGGGCCGGCATATCGGTGCGCGGCAAAGCCGTATCTGAACGCGATACCAGCGAGTGGACGGTGTTGCGCAAACTGGGTGAAAACGGAGAGCAGGAATAG
- a CDS encoding D-2-hydroxyacid dehydrogenase produces the protein MNATFLDFATLGADELDSTPLLNVLPNLRIYDTTTPSQVVERIRDAEIVLLNKVKLDRAILRQASKLRCIGLTATGVDNIDLDAAREQGIAVCNVTAYCTQSVVEHVFGALLTLTHNLHQYNAAIRTGAWQESAQFCMLDYPLRELSAMTMGIVGSGNLGSAVARAAEFFGMQVLFARRAGAAGADDGRIPFDELLQSADVISLHCPLNDQTAGLIGNRELALMKNNAILINTARGGLVDSSALVSAIDAGQIAGAAVDVLNEEPPSNGDPLLESDNPRLFVTPHIAWATREARQHSVEQLAGNIEAFLRGERRNRID, from the coding sequence ATGAACGCGACGTTCCTCGATTTTGCCACCCTCGGCGCAGACGAACTTGACTCTACGCCGTTGCTGAACGTGCTGCCCAACTTGCGCATATACGATACAACCACGCCATCACAGGTGGTCGAGCGTATTCGCGATGCCGAAATAGTATTGCTGAACAAGGTGAAGCTTGACCGCGCGATACTGCGACAAGCCAGCAAGCTGCGTTGCATCGGCCTGACCGCCACGGGCGTGGACAATATCGACCTCGACGCCGCTCGCGAACAGGGCATCGCCGTGTGCAATGTAACCGCCTACTGCACGCAGTCAGTTGTCGAACACGTTTTCGGCGCGCTGCTGACACTGACCCACAACCTGCATCAGTACAACGCGGCGATACGCACGGGCGCCTGGCAAGAGTCTGCACAGTTCTGCATGCTCGATTACCCGTTGCGAGAACTGTCCGCAATGACGATGGGCATAGTTGGCAGCGGTAACCTCGGCAGCGCCGTCGCCCGGGCGGCAGAGTTCTTTGGCATGCAAGTCTTGTTCGCACGGCGGGCGGGCGCAGCGGGTGCTGACGACGGTCGCATTCCGTTCGACGAACTCCTGCAATCGGCGGATGTCATCTCGTTGCATTGCCCGCTGAATGATCAAACGGCGGGCCTGATCGGCAACCGCGAACTGGCGCTCATGAAGAACAACGCCATTCTGATCAACACCGCTCGCGGCGGACTGGTGGATTCGTCGGCACTGGTGAGTGCAATTGATGCCGGACAAATTGCCGGGGCCGCTGTTGACGTACTGAATGAGGAGCCGCCGAGCAACGGCGACCCGTTGCTGGAGTCCGACAATCCACGACTGTTCGTGACCCCGCACATCGCGTGGGCAACGCGCGAAGCACGCCAGCACTCAGTCGAGCAGCTGGCGGGCAATATTGAGGCATTTTTGCGCGGCGAGCGCCGGAACAGAATCGACTAA
- a CDS encoding NUDIX domain-containing protein — MDSGERLSCGIVLGRPTDDGWYTLMLRAWRIWDFPKGMCEPGETPLQAARREVAEETGIRELALQWGDTAIDTGPYNRGKTARYYLASTREDKVEMGISPLTGRPEHHEYRWMTFDEAYDISSPRVRSVVVWARQIIGT, encoded by the coding sequence GTGGATAGTGGCGAACGCCTCTCTTGCGGCATTGTGCTCGGTCGGCCGACAGACGACGGCTGGTACACACTGATGCTGCGCGCGTGGCGCATCTGGGACTTTCCGAAAGGCATGTGCGAACCCGGCGAGACGCCGCTGCAGGCTGCCAGGCGCGAGGTCGCCGAGGAAACCGGCATCCGCGAACTCGCGCTGCAATGGGGCGATACGGCGATAGACACCGGGCCGTACAACCGCGGCAAGACGGCACGCTATTACCTTGCAAGCACCCGGGAAGACAAAGTGGAAATGGGCATCTCCCCGCTGACCGGCCGGCCCGAGCACCACGAATACCGCTGGATGACCTTTGACGAGGCCTATGACATTTCCTCGCCACGCGTGCGCAGCGTGGTGGTTTGGGCGCGGCAAATTATCGGTACATAG